One part of the Acidobacteriota bacterium genome encodes these proteins:
- a CDS encoding BON domain-containing protein: MKIVLQRVAFGCLLAGSVVWASAQDSSAPAPAPDNTKVNQRDKAASEPTADQQKNNRSDLDITKQIRHSIMSDKSLSTYAHNVKIISQNGMVTLKGVVRSDDEKQLIEAKAAEVVGKDKVTSELDVKPAK; this comes from the coding sequence ATGAAAATCGTTTTGCAGCGGGTTGCGTTCGGATGTCTGCTCGCGGGTTCGGTGGTCTGGGCCAGTGCGCAGGATTCCTCCGCGCCGGCGCCCGCTCCCGATAATACGAAGGTCAACCAGCGCGACAAAGCCGCCTCCGAGCCCACGGCGGATCAACAGAAAAACAATCGCTCCGACCTCGACATCACCAAGCAGATTCGCCATTCGATCATGAGCGACAAATCGCTCTCCACCTACGCACACAACGTGAAGATCATTTCGCAGAACGGAATGGTCACGCTCAAGGGCGTGGTGCGATCCGACGACGAAAAGCAACTGATCGAAGCCAAGGCTGCGGAAGTCGTCGGCAAAGACAAAGTCACCAGCGAACTCGACGTTAAACCGGCGAAGTAG
- a CDS encoding DUF3341 domain-containing protein yields MGNNTSVFGIYKDRAGVERAVDSLKAAGFSNADISALFPENEGTRDFATEKSTKAPEGATAGAGTGAVLGGGLGWLMGIGALAIPGLGPFIAAGPIVAALAGAGVGGALGGLTGALVGMGIPEYEAKRYEGRVKDGGILVSVHSESSDETKRAKEILEQTGAQDISSTGEASGAKEGNFERRIA; encoded by the coding sequence ATGGGTAACAACACGTCAGTATTCGGTATCTACAAGGATCGCGCGGGTGTGGAACGCGCCGTCGACTCTCTGAAGGCCGCAGGATTTTCCAATGCGGACATTTCCGCCCTGTTCCCCGAGAACGAAGGCACTCGGGACTTTGCCACCGAAAAGAGCACCAAGGCTCCAGAAGGCGCAACCGCAGGTGCGGGCACCGGCGCGGTTCTCGGCGGAGGCTTGGGCTGGCTAATGGGCATCGGGGCGCTTGCCATCCCCGGCCTCGGACCTTTCATCGCCGCCGGCCCGATCGTAGCCGCGTTGGCGGGCGCGGGTGTTGGAGGCGCGCTCGGCGGTCTCACGGGCGCACTCGTCGGTATGGGCATTCCGGAATACGAAGCCAAGCGCTACGAAGGCCGCGTGAAAGACGGCGGCATCCTGGTCTCGGTTCACTCGGAGAGTTCGGACGAGACCAAGCGCGCCAAGGAGATCCTGGAGCAGACCGGCGCGCAGGATATTTCCTCCACCGGCGAAGCCAGTGGCGCCAAGGAAGGGAATTTCGAACGGCGAATTGCCTAA
- a CDS encoding lmo0937 family membrane protein gives MSIWTILFVILLIAWLGGFTVFHVAGGLIHLLLVFAVISLILHFVMGRRTV, from the coding sequence ATGAGTATCTGGACAATCCTGTTCGTGATTTTGTTGATCGCCTGGTTGGGCGGTTTCACGGTGTTCCATGTAGCCGGTGGACTCATTCATCTGCTGCTGGTGTTCGCGGTGATCTCCCTAATCCTGCACTTTGTCATGGGACGGCGCACCGTTTAG
- a CDS encoding alpha-ketoacid dehydrogenase subunit beta, translating to MPTVTYLEAIRQGIWEEMERDPTVFCIGEDIGIYGGAFKVTDGFIDRFGPERVIDTPIAESAIVGAAFGAALTGLRPVAEFQFMDFIGCAFNQIVNMVAKAHYRWGAPAPMVIRGPSGGNVHGGPFHSQNPEMWFVHAPGLKVVCPATAYDAKGLMKAAIRDSNPVIFFEHKYLYRRIKEEIPSDDYVVPIGKARVAREGRHLSVITYAAMVYVALEAAEILSREGIEIEIIDLRTVSPLDREAIASTVKKTNKVIVLHEHARTGGLAGEISAIVNEEAFDDLDGPIVRITSLDTPVPFSPPQEEFFLPKVSDVVREARRLHAY from the coding sequence GTGCCAACCGTGACCTATCTCGAAGCCATCCGCCAGGGAATCTGGGAGGAAATGGAGCGCGACCCTACGGTCTTCTGTATCGGAGAAGACATCGGCATTTACGGCGGCGCGTTTAAAGTCACGGACGGCTTCATCGATCGATTCGGTCCTGAGCGTGTCATCGACACTCCCATCGCAGAGTCTGCCATCGTGGGCGCGGCGTTTGGCGCGGCCCTCACAGGATTGCGTCCCGTTGCCGAGTTTCAGTTCATGGACTTCATCGGCTGCGCCTTCAACCAGATCGTGAACATGGTTGCCAAAGCGCACTATCGCTGGGGAGCGCCTGCGCCCATGGTGATTCGCGGTCCGAGCGGCGGCAACGTCCATGGCGGGCCGTTTCACTCGCAGAATCCGGAGATGTGGTTCGTGCACGCACCCGGACTGAAAGTCGTCTGCCCGGCGACGGCCTATGACGCTAAGGGGCTGATGAAGGCAGCGATTCGCGACAGCAATCCCGTGATTTTCTTCGAGCACAAATATCTATATCGCCGGATCAAGGAAGAAATTCCGTCCGATGACTACGTTGTCCCAATCGGGAAGGCGCGCGTCGCCCGTGAAGGACGCCATCTGAGCGTCATCACCTACGCCGCCATGGTGTATGTCGCGCTCGAAGCGGCAGAGATACTAAGTAGAGAAGGCATCGAAATTGAAATCATCGATCTGCGCACCGTGTCCCCGCTCGACCGCGAAGCCATCGCTTCGACCGTAAAGAAGACCAACAAGGTGATCGTCCTTCACGAGCACGCACGAACCGGCGGCCTGGCCGGAGAAATCTCCGCGATCGTCAACGAAGAAGCCTTTGACGATCTCGACGGGCCCATTGTGCGGATCACGTCGCTGGATACGCCCGTGCCGTTCTCGCCGCCGCAGGAAGAATTCTTTCTGCCGAAAGTGAGCGACGTCGTTCGCGAAGCACGCCGCCTGCACGCGTACTGA
- a CDS encoding cytochrome c: MRNFLLGVIVTLVLIAIGLAGVVLLGMAPTRADSAPPGWEMRLAHTALDRAIDRNAPRVNNPIPPTDANLIDGMKTYVMACAECHGGLDRKPSAMAHSFYPPAPSLIVRPLDDPEWQVFYTVQTGVRNTGMPAWNKTMSETDMWKVVAFLTRVEKLPPAAQDYWQKSAGVAPPAEGEDHHDHSHHE, encoded by the coding sequence ATGCGCAATTTCCTGCTTGGGGTGATCGTCACTCTTGTCCTTATAGCGATTGGCCTGGCCGGAGTTGTGCTTCTCGGAATGGCGCCCACGCGTGCCGACAGCGCACCCCCTGGCTGGGAAATGCGCCTTGCCCATACCGCCCTGGACCGTGCTATCGACCGCAATGCCCCGCGCGTTAACAATCCGATCCCTCCCACCGATGCCAACCTCATCGATGGCATGAAAACCTACGTCATGGCTTGTGCGGAATGCCATGGAGGACTGGATCGCAAGCCCTCCGCGATGGCCCATTCGTTCTACCCGCCCGCTCCCAGCCTTATCGTGCGTCCTCTTGATGATCCGGAGTGGCAGGTCTTCTACACCGTCCAGACGGGTGTCCGGAACACTGGCATGCCGGCGTGGAACAAGACTATGTCCGAAACGGATATGTGGAAAGTCGTCGCGTTTCTAACGCGTGTCGAGAAGCTGCCGCCCGCTGCGCAGGACTATTGGCAAAAATCGGCCGGGGTCGCTCCTCCCGCCGAGGGCGAAGACCACCACGATCACTCGCACCACGAATAG
- a CDS encoding TonB family protein, with protein MALRALLFSKSPETTDALTAVLQEAGIRAELCTDIFAAMEKGTKQPFSSVIVDWSEQPEAGFLLKRARESGVNRTATVIAIVGDDPTPEEEREHRLDFLIYRPIVADEARAVLAKACQQMQVHGTAYAGDAGALDRPEISEPVEPASEEPDLVSIASELPDTNLLANTEEQGEQSVYDDSRDRGSSSPLKFKSALAAALVLAAVFFFWRSRDAFQYLNHTPEGTKRVLQESVAALFFADKSGTQSVGTAMTDSQQDAYFTRTPSNGNSSPSNLGVVASDINFSDAPMRLPPPFDFPLPTPELHVDPVAARPHRSAVPDSIRASAPVARPVSMTVNPAQMMPVSTPPPPASWQQTGEPIQLSEPAARALMLQSVNPVYPPEALPQKLQGAVVLQVAIGRDGSVQELKLVRGYFVLAKAAIAAVKQWRFKPSVSGGHPVEAQTVITVNFGYPPS; from the coding sequence ATGGCTCTGCGCGCGTTGCTGTTTTCAAAGAGTCCCGAAACGACGGATGCCTTGACCGCGGTCCTGCAGGAGGCCGGTATTCGTGCCGAGCTTTGCACGGATATCTTCGCGGCCATGGAGAAAGGCACCAAGCAGCCGTTTTCGTCCGTGATCGTGGACTGGTCGGAACAGCCGGAGGCAGGTTTCCTGCTGAAACGCGCCCGCGAATCCGGAGTCAATCGCACCGCCACCGTGATTGCGATCGTCGGGGATGATCCAACTCCCGAAGAAGAACGCGAACATCGCCTTGATTTCCTGATCTACCGCCCGATCGTCGCCGACGAAGCCCGCGCTGTTCTCGCGAAGGCCTGTCAGCAGATGCAGGTGCACGGGACCGCCTACGCTGGCGATGCTGGCGCTCTCGACCGCCCGGAAATCTCCGAGCCAGTGGAGCCAGCCTCCGAAGAACCTGATCTCGTTTCCATCGCCAGCGAATTGCCCGACACAAATCTGCTGGCTAACACCGAGGAACAGGGCGAGCAAAGCGTCTATGACGACTCTCGCGACCGTGGATCTTCGTCGCCTCTGAAATTCAAGAGCGCACTCGCCGCCGCACTCGTTCTCGCCGCCGTCTTTTTCTTCTGGAGATCGCGCGATGCATTCCAGTATTTGAACCACACTCCGGAAGGAACGAAACGCGTTCTACAGGAATCCGTGGCCGCACTCTTCTTCGCGGACAAATCAGGCACCCAGTCGGTCGGCACCGCCATGACCGATTCGCAACAGGATGCGTACTTTACCAGAACTCCCTCAAACGGCAACTCTTCGCCAAGCAACTTGGGGGTGGTCGCGTCCGACATCAACTTTTCCGATGCGCCGATGCGTTTGCCGCCTCCCTTTGACTTCCCTCTCCCGACACCGGAGCTTCACGTCGATCCGGTTGCTGCCCGTCCCCACCGCTCTGCAGTACCTGACAGCATTCGAGCGTCGGCTCCCGTTGCTCGCCCCGTTTCCATGACTGTGAACCCGGCGCAGATGATGCCGGTGTCCACTCCACCGCCACCAGCATCCTGGCAACAGACTGGAGAGCCGATCCAACTAAGCGAGCCTGCCGCTCGCGCGCTGATGTTGCAGTCGGTGAATCCGGTGTATCCGCCGGAGGCGTTGCCGCAAAAACTTCAAGGGGCGGTCGTGTTACAAGTGGCCATCGGACGCGACGGCAGCGTGCAGGAACTGAAACTGGTGCGGGGATATTTTGTGCTGGCGAAAGCGGCCATCGCTGCGGTCAAGCAATGGCGATTCAAACCCAGCGTGAGCGGCGGCCATCCGGTGGAAGCACAGACCGTGATCACCGTGAATTTCGGCTATCCACCCAGCTGA
- a CDS encoding PDZ domain-containing protein — translation MSSRILLCISILALVAGAQSAEVPFDRPGENWNWGYGVEEGGGGSSYLGVDIADVTTERLSTLKLKEEHGAEVTMVDQDAPAGKAGLKQHDVIVSLNGAAVESAAQLRRMIKETPAGRVVTLGISRDGQPQSLKVQLANRSKSKDWPVIPEIKLAMPAMPALADFDMPVSVVIAHSSLRSGLMVENITPQLGDFFGVKGGSGVLVRSVEKGSRSEKAGFHAGDVIVRVNKESVHDTSDFTRAIRATASGTAAVTVIRDKREQNLTLTLPDKKDSGNLLEESLDAPLAADTQMELSRVGDEIARMAPAIEKMQLNKPCFDKLQHRLEDSKKMLQERTEKIRHEFSGEWTEI, via the coding sequence ATGTCATCTCGAATCCTGCTGTGTATCTCCATTTTGGCGCTCGTTGCCGGCGCCCAATCAGCGGAGGTCCCTTTTGACCGTCCCGGAGAAAACTGGAATTGGGGCTACGGAGTGGAAGAAGGCGGTGGTGGTTCCTCGTACCTGGGAGTCGACATCGCCGACGTCACCACCGAGCGGCTGAGCACGCTCAAGCTGAAAGAAGAACATGGCGCCGAAGTCACGATGGTCGATCAGGATGCACCTGCCGGCAAGGCTGGCTTGAAACAGCATGACGTCATCGTCAGCCTCAACGGCGCCGCAGTGGAAAGTGCCGCGCAGTTACGCCGGATGATCAAAGAAACACCAGCCGGAAGAGTCGTCACTCTCGGCATCAGCCGCGATGGCCAGCCTCAGTCGCTTAAAGTGCAGCTCGCGAACCGCAGCAAAAGTAAGGATTGGCCTGTGATCCCCGAGATCAAACTCGCGATGCCCGCCATGCCCGCTTTGGCAGACTTCGACATGCCAGTCTCAGTCGTAATCGCCCACTCCTCGCTGCGCAGCGGACTGATGGTGGAAAATATCACTCCTCAACTGGGTGACTTCTTTGGAGTGAAAGGTGGCAGCGGAGTACTCGTGCGTTCCGTGGAGAAAGGCAGCCGCTCCGAAAAAGCCGGGTTCCACGCTGGAGACGTGATCGTCCGCGTGAACAAAGAATCGGTGCACGATACTTCCGACTTTACCCGCGCTATCCGTGCGACCGCGAGCGGTACCGCCGCCGTGACCGTGATTCGCGACAAGCGCGAGCAGAACTTGACGCTCACTCTCCCCGACAAGAAAGACTCCGGCAACCTTCTCGAAGAAAGCCTTGATGCGCCTCTCGCCGCGGACACCCAGATGGAACTCAGCCGCGTTGGCGATGAAATCGCGCGTATGGCTCCAGCAATCGAGAAAATGCAGCTCAACAAACCCTGTTTCGACAAGCTGCAACACCGCCTGGAGGACTCCAAGAAGATGCTTCAGGAACGTACCGAGAAGATCCGGCACGAATTTTCCGGCGAGTGGACCGAGATCTAA
- a CDS encoding HEAT repeat domain-containing protein, whose protein sequence is MKCDWVKDNIVFYVYNELEDDARYEVEQHLARCPECAAELKAARKFHATLSQAPVAEPSPNLLAASRMRLQEALETTTQGGWWQRLVFDPGHWLRQVRMAPAMVAAIFIVGFGGGIATTYNFMGGRSTPTDLTATNSSSTVSPLEASITGIRSITQDPGSNQVNIKYDTVSTKDIQGSLNDQRIQQLLLFAARNNYNSGVRMDAVEKLTQAPNENNVREVLMYSLQSDTNPGVRLKALDGLSGFVRQDVRVRDAVLQSLINDTNIGVRMQALHLVEPMKADSSVRTVLTRLSQSDQNTSIRSQAKAMMAQVPEMD, encoded by the coding sequence ATGAAGTGTGATTGGGTAAAAGACAATATCGTGTTCTACGTTTACAACGAGCTCGAAGACGATGCTCGTTATGAAGTAGAACAGCACCTCGCTCGCTGTCCGGAGTGTGCCGCGGAATTGAAGGCGGCCCGCAAGTTCCACGCGACGCTTTCGCAAGCTCCGGTTGCAGAGCCCAGCCCGAACCTGCTGGCGGCTTCGCGGATGCGCCTGCAGGAAGCGCTCGAAACCACCACTCAGGGTGGATGGTGGCAACGCCTGGTCTTCGATCCGGGCCACTGGCTGCGGCAAGTACGCATGGCTCCGGCGATGGTCGCAGCGATCTTCATCGTGGGCTTCGGCGGCGGCATCGCCACGACCTACAACTTCATGGGAGGCCGTTCTACTCCCACCGATCTGACGGCCACGAACTCGTCCTCGACTGTTTCGCCGCTCGAAGCTTCCATTACCGGCATTCGTTCCATCACACAGGACCCGGGCTCGAATCAGGTCAACATCAAGTACGACACGGTTTCCACCAAAGACATTCAAGGATCGCTGAACGACCAGCGCATTCAGCAACTTTTGCTGTTCGCGGCCCGCAATAACTACAACTCCGGCGTGCGCATGGATGCAGTAGAAAAACTGACGCAGGCGCCCAACGAGAACAACGTTCGCGAAGTACTGATGTACTCGCTGCAGAGTGACACGAACCCCGGCGTTCGCCTGAAGGCGCTCGATGGATTGAGTGGCTTCGTTCGCCAGGACGTACGCGTACGCGATGCCGTCCTGCAATCGCTAATCAACGACACCAATATTGGCGTACGCATGCAGGCACTTCATCTGGTGGAACCGATGAAGGCCGACAGCAGTGTTCGAACCGTCCTGACCAGGCTCTCGCAATCGGATCAGAACACCTCGATCCGGTCGCAAGCCAAAGCCATGATGGCGCAAGTTCCGGAAATGGATTAG
- a CDS encoding sigma-70 family RNA polymerase sigma factor has translation MPADSYAATIPVGELSRGQTSGARGERGSGTQNPSLRGSVAAQGNRIDDTTLIREAQQGNRAAFEVLVRHYDQSVLRLALHLTGSEADAQDIHQDAFLKAYKNLGSFRFECSFYTWIYRIVTNLCLDHLRKRNVRKEDAPVATDRSGEEYSLIEQVADGRSGANPERDLMRRELGRKIGAALSRLTPRERMVFELKHYHGLKLRTVGEMLNTTEETAKNTLFRATQKLRSALLEMR, from the coding sequence ATGCCGGCCGACTCGTACGCAGCTACAATTCCGGTTGGCGAGCTTTCTCGGGGGCAGACAAGCGGGGCCCGGGGAGAGCGGGGCAGCGGTACCCAGAACCCCAGCTTGAGGGGCTCCGTGGCAGCACAGGGCAACCGCATTGACGACACGACTCTGATACGGGAGGCGCAGCAGGGTAACCGTGCGGCCTTCGAGGTCCTCGTTCGTCATTACGATCAGTCCGTTCTGCGACTGGCTCTTCACCTCACCGGATCCGAAGCCGACGCGCAGGACATCCATCAGGACGCTTTCCTCAAGGCCTACAAAAACCTCGGCAGTTTTCGCTTCGAGTGTTCGTTCTACACCTGGATTTACCGGATCGTCACCAACCTCTGCCTCGATCACCTTCGCAAGAGAAATGTTCGTAAGGAAGATGCTCCGGTCGCAACCGATCGTTCGGGCGAAGAGTACAGCCTGATCGAGCAAGTGGCGGATGGCCGCTCTGGAGCCAATCCCGAACGCGACCTGATGCGTCGCGAACTGGGACGCAAAATCGGCGCAGCCCTTTCGCGCCTCACTCCTCGCGAGCGCATGGTTTTTGAGTTGAAGCACTATCACGGCCTGAAATTGCGGACCGTTGGCGAGATGTTGAACACGACGGAAGAGACCGCAAAAAATACGCTGTTCCGCGCCACGCAGAAACTGCGCAGCGCGTTGTTGGAGATGCGATGA
- a CDS encoding GNAT family N-acetyltransferase, which produces MFRDMGKGTKQELDAMTEVTSPWLATALADGSYRGFLAEDKNRRVVAGGGVLIAGCPARPGDLNTRRALIINVFTEPEFRKRGLARQLMLLIIQWLKDQGFLSVVLHASDEGQHLYESMGFVPTNEMRLWLGKPGETQA; this is translated from the coding sequence ATGTTTCGCGACATGGGCAAAGGCACCAAACAAGAACTTGACGCCATGACAGAAGTGACCTCTCCATGGCTGGCAACAGCCCTGGCCGACGGCTCGTATCGGGGCTTCCTGGCCGAAGACAAGAACCGCAGAGTCGTTGCCGGTGGCGGCGTGCTGATCGCCGGGTGTCCGGCTCGTCCCGGAGACCTCAACACCCGCCGCGCCTTGATCATCAACGTCTTCACGGAACCTGAGTTCCGCAAGCGGGGTCTGGCTCGGCAGCTCATGTTGTTGATTATCCAATGGTTAAAAGATCAGGGCTTCCTCTCCGTCGTGCTGCATGCCAGCGACGAAGGGCAGCACCTATATGAGTCGATGGGTTTTGTCCCCACCAACGAGATGCGCCTCTGGCTCGGCAAACCCGGGGAGACACAGGCTTAA
- the queD gene encoding 6-carboxytetrahydropterin synthase QueD: MYEVTVDDTFAAGHYLRNYKGKCENPHGHNYKVRVTLAGAELDKAGLLLDFKDLKEVMKHVIDRLDHQMINDIEPFTVLNPSAENLAKYFYDETNSRLQSVTNGRVAVRDVTIFETDTTTAKYSE; this comes from the coding sequence ATGTACGAAGTCACTGTCGACGATACGTTTGCTGCGGGGCACTATCTGCGCAACTACAAGGGCAAGTGCGAGAACCCGCACGGTCATAACTACAAAGTCCGGGTAACGCTGGCGGGCGCGGAACTCGACAAGGCTGGCCTGCTGCTTGATTTCAAAGATCTGAAAGAAGTCATGAAACACGTCATCGACCGACTGGATCATCAGATGATCAATGACATTGAGCCGTTCACGGTCCTGAATCCCTCGGCCGAAAATCTCGCAAAATATTTTTACGACGAAACCAATTCGCGGCTGCAGAGCGTCACCAACGGACGAGTCGCAGTGCGAGATGTGACGATTTTCGAGACGGACACAACTACCGCGAAGTACTCGGAGTAG
- a CDS encoding radical SAM protein encodes MQISEIYKSLQGESTHAGLACVFVRLTGCNLRCSWCDSEFSFQGGKKMSSAEVFSEVERLSPNGGLVEITGGEPMLQEREVVALMQQLLNAEYKVLLETSGERPLERVPTPVVKIVDVKCPHSGEPDTFTIENLEVLQPHDEIKFVLSDRTDYEYAREFVRRHRLEQRVHAILFSPAFRKDASGARDSSHCLLDPEELAQWILADDVPARLSLQIHKLIWDPAAKGV; translated from the coding sequence ATGCAGATTTCGGAAATCTACAAATCGTTGCAGGGCGAGTCGACCCACGCGGGCTTGGCGTGCGTGTTCGTGCGGCTGACGGGATGCAACCTGCGTTGCTCGTGGTGTGACAGCGAGTTCAGTTTCCAAGGTGGGAAGAAGATGTCGTCCGCCGAGGTGTTCAGCGAAGTGGAGCGGCTGAGTCCGAATGGCGGATTGGTCGAGATCACGGGTGGCGAGCCGATGTTGCAAGAGCGCGAAGTGGTTGCGCTGATGCAGCAACTGCTGAATGCAGAGTACAAAGTTCTGTTGGAGACGAGTGGAGAACGTCCGTTGGAACGGGTGCCCACGCCGGTGGTGAAGATTGTCGATGTGAAATGCCCTCATTCGGGCGAGCCGGACACATTCACAATCGAAAACCTGGAAGTGCTCCAGCCGCATGACGAAATAAAATTTGTGCTGAGCGATCGCACGGATTATGAATATGCGCGGGAGTTTGTGCGCCGGCACCGGCTTGAGCAGCGGGTGCATGCGATCCTGTTCTCGCCTGCGTTTCGGAAAGATGCGTCGGGCGCTCGGGACTCTTCACACTGCCTGCTCGATCCGGAAGAACTCGCACAGTGGATACTCGCCGACGATGTGCCAGCCCGCTTGAGCCTCCAGATTCACAAGCTGATCTGGGATCCTGCCGCGAAGGGCGTGTAG
- the queC gene encoding 7-cyano-7-deazaguanine synthase QueC — protein sequence MPSNTTSGKTRAVVLLSGGMDSCVCAALAVRDHDAAAVHVSYGQRTEARERRAFDGICDRLGIRARLAVRNDALRAIGGSALTDTNIAVPESHAIGTGVPVTYVPFRNAHFLSVAVSWAEVLGAEKVYIGAVEPDSSGYPDCRPAYYRAFNEVVKAGTKDGGIEIVTPLIAMRKVEIVTQGLELGAPFDLTWSCYQGQDLACGVCDSCVLRLRAFREAGVRDPIPYAKAAGGVV from the coding sequence ATGCCATCTAATACTACGAGTGGAAAAACCCGTGCTGTCGTGCTCTTGAGCGGTGGGATGGACTCGTGCGTGTGCGCGGCTTTGGCGGTGCGCGACCATGACGCGGCAGCCGTGCATGTCAGCTATGGACAGCGGACTGAGGCGCGGGAAAGGCGCGCGTTCGACGGCATCTGTGATCGGCTGGGAATCCGCGCGCGGCTGGCGGTGCGGAACGATGCTTTGCGGGCAATTGGAGGATCGGCGTTGACGGATACGAACATCGCGGTGCCGGAGTCGCATGCCATCGGAACGGGCGTTCCAGTTACGTATGTTCCTTTCCGTAATGCGCACTTTCTTTCGGTGGCGGTCAGTTGGGCGGAAGTGCTGGGAGCGGAGAAAGTGTATATCGGTGCCGTCGAGCCGGACAGTTCGGGATATCCCGATTGCCGTCCGGCTTACTATCGTGCTTTCAACGAGGTAGTGAAGGCCGGGACGAAGGATGGCGGGATTGAAATTGTGACTCCATTGATCGCGATGCGAAAAGTGGAGATTGTGACGCAAGGCCTTGAATTGGGCGCGCCCTTCGATTTAACGTGGTCATGCTATCAGGGGCAGGACCTGGCTTGTGGCGTTTGTGACAGCTGTGTGCTTCGGCTGCGAGCGTTTCGCGAAGCAGGTGTGCGGGATCCGATCCCGTATGCGAAGGCGGCCGGCGGAGTGGTGTGA
- a CDS encoding tetratricopeptide repeat protein: MKKLFIIPLLLVLAAVLSAPAAFAQATGTVKGVCRDAEGKPLVGVVVEWAGIETGRKYTLKTNAKGEYFSLGISPGKYKVTVTRDGQQIFFLNGIPVGLDEVVQDVDLKQEAEKAAQGQGMTAAQVKEMQERQAQAAKETNTVKALNDKLNIAKTASDGGDFETAITTLTEATQMDASRDLLWFKLGDAYRMSAPKQTDPAEKQKRFESAVTNYQKAIELRANSEAAKKEADNNLKTAAYLNNLAEVFSKSNKIDDAVATYAKAAELDPAHTAQYMFNTGAVLTNAGKVDAAIVAFDKVIAADPTKAAAYYWKGVNMIGKATLKGDKMVAPEGTADAFQKYLEIEPTGTFAQPAKDMLASIGANIETTYGTKKKAVKK, translated from the coding sequence ATGAAGAAGTTATTCATCATTCCCCTGTTGCTCGTGCTGGCGGCGGTCCTGAGTGCTCCCGCTGCGTTCGCGCAGGCGACGGGTACCGTGAAGGGCGTGTGCCGGGATGCAGAAGGTAAGCCGCTGGTCGGAGTAGTAGTCGAATGGGCGGGAATAGAAACCGGACGCAAGTACACTCTCAAGACGAACGCCAAGGGCGAATATTTTTCCCTGGGTATCAGTCCGGGCAAGTACAAAGTGACGGTCACCAGAGACGGCCAGCAGATTTTCTTTCTGAACGGCATTCCAGTCGGGCTGGATGAAGTAGTACAGGACGTCGATCTCAAGCAGGAAGCTGAAAAAGCCGCCCAGGGTCAGGGCATGACCGCCGCCCAGGTCAAGGAGATGCAGGAGCGGCAAGCGCAGGCGGCCAAGGAAACAAATACTGTCAAGGCCCTCAATGACAAGCTCAATATTGCCAAAACCGCAAGCGATGGTGGCGACTTCGAGACTGCGATCACGACCTTGACGGAAGCAACCCAGATGGACGCGAGCCGGGATTTGCTCTGGTTCAAGCTCGGCGATGCGTATAGGATGTCGGCGCCCAAGCAGACCGATCCCGCGGAAAAACAGAAGCGCTTTGAATCCGCGGTCACGAACTATCAGAAGGCGATCGAACTGCGCGCGAATTCCGAGGCGGCCAAGAAGGAAGCGGACAACAACCTCAAGACTGCGGCCTACCTTAACAACCTGGCGGAAGTTTTTTCCAAATCCAACAAGATCGACGACGCCGTGGCCACCTATGCGAAGGCCGCTGAACTCGATCCTGCTCACACTGCACAATACATGTTCAATACCGGAGCCGTGTTGACGAATGCCGGCAAAGTCGACGCCGCGATCGTGGCTTTCGACAAAGTGATTGCTGCCGATCCCACCAAAGCGGCGGCTTATTACTGGAAAGGCGTCAACATGATCGGCAAAGCTACCCTCAAGGGCGACAAGATGGTTGCGCCGGAAGGGACAGCCGATGCTTTCCAGAAGTACCTCGAAATCGAGCCCACCGGTACCTTTGCCCAGCCTGCCAAAGACATGCTGGCGAGCATTGGCGCGAACATCGAAACCACCTACGGCACGAAGAAGAAAGCGGTTAAGAAGTAG